The following proteins are co-located in the Oncorhynchus gorbuscha isolate QuinsamMale2020 ecotype Even-year linkage group LG22, OgorEven_v1.0, whole genome shotgun sequence genome:
- the LOC124010026 gene encoding choline-phosphate cytidylyltransferase A-like, giving the protein MEAHSSSRSSLSRKRRRDGSKGESEEVERPGKVPKSTVGLKDPASFADELESAEDTPYLRVSMEEAKRGTPFHRPVRVYADGIFDVFHSGHARALMQAKGLFPNTYLIVGVCSDDLTHKFKGFTVMNEDERYDAVSHCRYVDEVVRNAPWTLTPEFLAKHRIDFVAHDDIPYTSAGQDDVYKHIKEAGMFAPTQRTEGISTSDIITRIVRDYDVYVRRNLQRGYTAKELNVSFINEKKYHLQERVDKVKRKVRDVEEKSKEFVQKVENKSIDLIQRWEEKSREFIGNFLQMFGPEGALKHMLKEGRGRMLQAISPRQSPSSSPTRERSPSPVFRMPFLNKALASPHHSAARGYTVSEDDDESYEG; this is encoded by the exons ATGGAGGCCCACAGCTCAAGCCGGTCAAGCCTgtccaggaagaggaggagagatggatccAAGGGAGAATCCGAGGAGGTAGAGCGGCCAGGGAAAGTCCCAAAATCCACCGTG GGTTTAAAAGATCCCGCCTCCTTTGCTGATGAGCTGGAGTCGGCTGAGGACACTCCATACCTGCGAGTCAGCATGGAGGAGGCCAAGAGGGGAACTCCAT TTCATAGGCCAGTGCGGGTCTATGCAGATGGCATCTTTGATGTGTTCCACTCAGGCCACGCCCGGGCACTCATGCAGGCCAAGGGCCTCTTCCCCAACACGTACCTCATTGTGGGCG TGTGTAGTGACGACCTGACGCACAAGTTCAAGGGGTTCACAGTGATGAACGAGGATGAGCGCTACGATGCAGTCAGCCACTGCCGCTACGTGGACGAAGTCGTCAGGAACGCGCCCTGGACGCTAACGCCCGAATTCCTCGCCAAGCACCGA ATCGACTTTGTTGCCCATGACGACATCCCATATACATCAGCAGGCCAGGATGACGTTTACAAGCACATCAAGGAGGCGG GCATGTTTGCGCCCACCCAGCGGACGGAGGGCATCTCCACCTCGGACATCATCACACGCATCGTCCGCGACTACGACGTGTACGTGAGACGCAACCTGCAACGCGGCTACACTGCAAAAGAGCTCAACGTCAGCTTCATAAAT GAGAAGAAGTACCACCTGCAGGAGCGTGTGGACAAGGTGAAGAGGAAGGTGCGTGACGTGGAGGAGAAGAGTAAAGAGTTTGTGCAGAAGGTGGAGAACAAGAGCATCGACCTCATccagaggtgggaggagaagtcCCGGGAGTTTATCGGCAACTTCCTGCAGATGTTCGGCCCCGAGGGAGCACTG aAGCACATGTTGAAGGAGGGCAGGGGCCGGATGCTGCAGGCCATCAGCCCAAGACAGAGTCCCAGCAGCAGTCCCACCCGTGAGCGCTCTCCCTCCCCCGTCTTCCGCATGCCCTTCTTAAACAAGGCCTTGGCCTCACCCCACCACAGTGCTGCACGGGGATATACCGTCAGTGAGGATGATGACGAGTCCTACGAAGGTTAG